A single region of the Drosophila miranda strain MSH22 chromosome 2, D.miranda_PacBio2.1, whole genome shotgun sequence genome encodes:
- the LOC108156627 gene encoding calcium-activated potassium channel slowpoke isoform X9, producing MSGCDQSTVESLADDPTDSPFDADDCLKVRKYWCFLLSSIFTFLAGLLIVLLWRAFAFICCRKEPDLGPNDPKQKEQKASRNKQEFEGTFMTEAKDWAGELISGQTTTGRILVVLVFILSIASLIIYFVDASSEEVERCQKWSNNITQQIDLAFNIFFMVYFFIRFIAASDKLWFMLEMYSFVDYFTIPPSFVSIYLDRTWIGLRFLRALRLMTVPDILQYLNVLKTSSSIRLAQLVSIFISVWLTAAGIIHLLENSGDPLDFNNAHRLSYWTCVYFLIVTMSTVGYGDVYCETVLGRTFLVFFLLVGLAVFASWIPEITELAAQRSKYGGTYSKDPRKRHIVVCGHITYESVSHFLKDFLHEDREDVDVEVVFLHRKPPDLELEGLFKRHFTTVEFFQGTIMNPIDLQRVKVHEADACLVLANKYCQDPDAEDAANIMRVISIKNYSDDIRVIIQLMQYHNKAYLLNIPSWDWKQGDDVICLAELKLGFIAQSCLAPGFSTMMANLFAMRSFKTSPDTQAWQNDYLQGTGCEMYTETLSPSFTGMTFPQASELCFSKLKLLLLAIEIKGAEEGVDSKISINPRGAKIQANTQGFFIAQSADEVKRAWFYCKACHEDIKDETLIKKCKCKNLATFRKGVRAVQMVGRANEHHPAPTFTPPELPKRVHVRGSVSGDITRDREDTNLLNRNVRRPNGTGNGTGAMHHMNNTAAAAAAAAAAGKQVNKVKPTVNVSRQVEGQVISPSQYNRPPENDANPYAGYQLAYEVKKLMPTSRSSGTGTQNQNGGVSLPAGIADDQSKDFDFEKTEMKYDSTGMFHWSPAKSLEDCILDRNQAAMTVLNGHVVVCLFADPDSPLIGLRNLVMPLRASNFHYHELKHVVIVGSVDYIRREWKMLQNLPKISVLNGSPLSRADLRAVNVNLCDMCCILSAKVPSNDDPTLADKEAILASLNIKAMTFDDTIGVLSQRGPEFDNLSATAGSPIVLQRRGSVYGANVPMITELVNDSNVQFLDQDDDDDPDTELYLTQPFACGTAFAVSVLDSLMSTTYFNQNALTLIRSLITGGATPELELILAEGAGLRGGYSTVDSLSNRDRCRVGQISLYDGPLAQFGECGKYGDLFVAALKSYGMLCIGLYRFRDTSSSCDASSKRYVITNPPDDFSLLPTDQVFVLMQFDPGLEYKPPAVRAPAGGRGTNTQGSGVGGGGSNKDDNS from the exons ATGTCGGGGTGTGATCAAAGCACTGTCGAATCATTGGCCGATGATCCAACAGATTCACCATTCGATGCCGATGATTGTCTCAAAGTTCGCAAGTACTGGTGCTTTCTGCTGTCCAGCATCTTTACATTCCTTGCTGGCCTGCTCATTGTGCTGCTATGGCGGGCATTCGCGTTCATCTGCTGCCGCAAGGAGCCCGACCTGGGACCCAACGATCCCAAGCAGAAGGAGCAGAAGGCGTCCCGCAACAAACAGGAGTTCGAGGGCACCTTTATGACAGAAGCAAAAGACTGGGCTGGAGAGCTTATCTCGGGTCAAACAACAACTGGTCGAATTTTG GTCGTACTCGTATTTATACTCAGCATTGCATCCCTCATTATATACTTTGTTGATGCATCTAGCGAAGAAGTCGAAAGATGCCAAAAGTGGAGTAACAACATTACTCAACAGATCGATCTCGCattcaatatattttttatggtTTACTTTTTTATACGA TTCATAGCGGCGTCCGATAAGCTTTGGTTTATGTTAGAAATGTACAGTTTTGTAGATTATTTTACAATACCCCCGTCCTTCGTATCAATATATTTAGATCGAACATGGATCG GTCTTCGATTTCTTCGAGCGCTACGTCTCATGACTGTTCCAGATATTTTACAATATTTAAACGTACTAAAAACATCGAGCTCCATACGCTTGGCTCAACTAGTATCAATTTTTATATCCGTGTGGTTAACAGCAGCGGGCATTATACATCTG CTGGAGAACTCTGGCGATCCGCTGGATTTTAATAATGCTCATCGTTTATCGTATTGGACCTGTGTCTATTTCCTAATTGTGACCATGTCAACGGTAGGATATGGTGACGTTTACTGTGAGACTGTCCTGGGAAGAACATTTCTCGTGTTCTTTCTGCTCGTCGGCTTG GCCGTTTTCGCTAGTTGGATACCAGAAATCACTGAACTGGCCGCCCAGAGAAGCAAATATGGTGGAACATATAGCAAGGATCCTAGAAAAAG ACATATTGTGGTATGCGGTCATATAACATACGAGTCCGTGTCGCATTTTCTGAAGGACTTTCTCCACGAAGATCGGGAGGATGTCGATGTCGAAGTGGTCTTTCTCCATCG TAAACCACCCGATTTGGAACTTGAGGGTTTGTTCAAACGTCATTTTACCACCGTGGAGTTCTTCCAAGGAACCATTATGAATCCGATTGATCTGCAAAGGGTTAAG GTTCACGAAGCCGATGCCTGCCTTGTGCTAGCTAACAAATATTGCCAAGATCCCGACGCAGAAGATGCTGCCAACATCATGAGAGTGATCTCCATCAAGAACTACAGCGACGACATTCGTGTCATCATCCAGCTGATGCAGTACCACAATAAG GCGTACTTGCTCAACATACCATCGTGGGACTGGAAACAGGGCGACGATGTCATCTGCCTGGCCGAGCTGAAGCTGGGCTTCATTGCCCAGAGCTGTCTGGCCCCCGGTTTCTCCACCATGATGGCCAATCTGTTTGCCATGCGATCGTTCAAGACG TCACCAGACACACAGGCCTGGCAAAATGATTATCTTCAAGGTACAGGGTGTGAGATGTACACCGAAACCCTATCACCTTCATTTACCGGCATGACATTCCCACAAGCCAGCGA GCTGTGTTTCTCCAAGCTGAAGCTTCTGCTGCTCGCCATCGAGATCAAGGGAGCCGAGGAGGGTGTGGACAGCAAAATTTCGATTAACCCGCGCGGGGCCAAGATTCAGGCCAATACGCAGGGCTTTTTCATAGCACAAAGCGCCGATGAGGTGAAGCG TGCCTGGTTCTACTGCAAAGCCTGCCACGAGGACATCAAGGACGAGACGCTGATCaagaaatgcaaatgcaaaaacT TGGCCACCTTCCGGAAAGGCGTCCGAGCCGTACAAATGGTTGGGCGTGCAA ATGAACACCATCCTGCACCCACATTTACGCCTCCAGAGCTACCCAAGCGGGTGCATGTGCGTGGATCTGTATCGG GTGATATCACACGTGACAGAGAAGATACGAATC TACTCAATCGCAATGTGCGCCGTCCTAATGGCACTGGCAACGGTACAGGTGCCATGCATCATATGAACAACACggctgctgcagccgccgctgctgccgcggCGGGCAAGCAGGTGAACAAGGTGAAGCCCACGGTGAATGTGAGCCGGCAGGTCGAGGGTCAAGTAATATCGCCGTCGCAGTACAACAG GCCACCAGAGAATGATGCTAACCCTTATGCGGGCTATCAACTTGCTTACGAAGTTAAAAAGCTCAT GCCGACGAGTCGCAGCTCCGGCACGGGCACGCAGAATCAAAATGGCGGCGTTTCATTGCCCGCCGGAATAGCGGACGACCAGTCGAAGGACTTTGATTTCGAGAAGACCGAAATGAAGTACGACTCGACGGGCATGTTCCACTGGAGTCCGGCAAAGAGCTTAGAAGACTGCATACTG GATCGCAACCAGGCGGCCATGACAGTGCTGAATGGTCATGTGGTCGTCTGTCTGTTCGCCGATCCCGATTCGCCTCTGATCGGTCTGCGGAATCTGGTGATGCCCTTGCGGGCGTCCAATTTCCACTACCACGAGCTGAAGCATGTGGTGATTGTAGGATCGGTGGACTACATCCGGCGAGAGTGGAAGATGCTGCAGAACCTGCCCAAGATATCGGTGCTGAACGGCTCTCCCCTGAGTCGCGCCGACCTGCGGGCGGTCAACGTCAATCTGTGTGATATGTGCTGCATACTGTCGGCCAAAGTTCCTAGCAACGACGATCCCACGCTGGCCGACAAGGAGGCCATCCTCGCCTCGCTCAACATCAAGGCCATGACCTTCGATGACACGATCGGCGTGCTCAGCCAGCGCGGCCCGGAGTTCGACAACCTGAGCGCGACCGCCGGCAGCCCGATTGTGCTGCAGCGTCGCGGTTCAGTGTATGGCGCCAATGTGCCCATGATTACAG AACTGGTCAATGATAGTAACGTGCAGTTTCTCGATcaagacgacgacgatgatccAGATACAGAGCTGTATCTGACGCAGCCCTTTGCCTGCGGCACAGCCTTCGCTGTGAGTGTGTTAGACTCACTGATGTCCACG ACATACTTCAATCAAAACGCCTTAACGCTGATCCGCTCACTGATCACGGGCGGAGCAACACccgagctggagctgatccTGGCCGAGGGAGCCGGCCTGCGCGGTGGCTACAGCACCGTGGACAGTCTGAGTAATCGAGACAG ATGTCGAGTGGGCCAGATATCCCTATACGATGGCCCGCTGGCGCAGTTCGGAGAGTGCGGCAAGTACGGGGATCTGTTCGTGGCCGCCCTCAAGTCGTACGGCATGCTGTGCATAGGCCTGTACCGGTTCCGGGACACCAGCTCCAGCTGTGATGCGAGCAGCAAACGATATGTAATAACTAACCCACCCGATGACTTTTCACTACTGCCAACAGATCAG GTATTCGTTTTAATGCAATTCGATCCGGGGCTGGAGTACAAGCCGCCAGCGGTGCGAGCACCCGCCGGCGGACGCGGCACCAACACACAAGGCTCCGGGGTCGGAGGGGGCGGCTCCAACAAGGATGATAACTCTTGA
- the LOC108156627 gene encoding calcium-activated potassium channel slowpoke isoform X19 — translation MSGCDQSTVESLADDPTDSPFDADDCLKVRKYWCFLLSSIFTFLAGLLIVLLWRAFAFICCRKEPDLGPNDPKQKEQKASRNKQEFEGTFMTEAKDWAGELISGQTTTGRILVVLVFILSIASLIIYFVDASSEEVERCQKWSNNITQQIDLAFNIFFMVYFFIRFIAASDKLWFMLEMYSFVDYFTIPPSFVSIYLDRTWIGLRFLRALRLMTVPDILQYLNVLKTSSSIRLAQLVSIFISVWLTAAGIIHLLENSGDPLDFNNAHRLSYWTCVYFLIVTMSTVGYGDVYCETVLGRTFLVFFLLVGLAVFASWIPEITELAAQRSKYGGTYSKDPRKRHIVVCGHITYESVSHFLKDFLHEDREDVDVEVVFLHRKPPDLELEGLFKRHFTTVEFFQGTIMNPIDLQRVKVHEADACLVLANKYCQDPDAEDAANIMRVISIKNYSDDIRVIIQLMQYHNKAYLLNIPSWDWKQGDDVICLAELKLGFIAQSCLAPGFSTMMANLFAMRSFKTSPDTQAWQNDYLQGTGCEMYTETLSPSFTGMTFPQASELCFSKLKLLLLAIEIKGAEEGVDSKISINPRGAKIQANTQGFFIAQSADEVKRAWFYCKACHEDIKDETLIKKCKCKNYVGMIMMQTGMVNQGITSVMNTMEGDITRDREDTNLLNRNVRRPNGTGNGTGAMHHMNNTAAAAAAAAAAGKQVNKVKPTVNVSRQVEGQVISPSQYNRPPENDANPYAGYQLAYEVKKLMPTSRSSGTGTQNQNGGVSLPAGIADDQSKDFDFEKTEMKYDSTGMFHWSPAKSLEDCILDRNQAAMTVLNGHVVVCLFADPDSPLIGLRNLVMPLRASNFHYHELKHVVIVGSVDYIRREWKMLQNLPKISVLNGSPLSRADLRAVNVNLCDMCCILSAKVPSNDDPTLADKEAILASLNIKAMTFDDTIGVLSQRGPEFDNLSATAGSPIVLQRRGSVYGANVPMITELVNDSNVQFLDQDDDDDPDTELYLTQPFACGTAFAVSVLDSLMSTTYFNQNALTLIRSLITGGATPELELILAEGAGLRGGYSTVDSLSNRDRCRVGQISLYDGPLAQFGECGKYGDLFVAALKSYGMLCIGLYRFRDTSSSCDASSKRYVITNPPDDFSLLPTDQVFVLMQFDPGLEYKPPAVRAPAGGRGTNTQGSGVGGGGSNKDDNS, via the exons ATGTCGGGGTGTGATCAAAGCACTGTCGAATCATTGGCCGATGATCCAACAGATTCACCATTCGATGCCGATGATTGTCTCAAAGTTCGCAAGTACTGGTGCTTTCTGCTGTCCAGCATCTTTACATTCCTTGCTGGCCTGCTCATTGTGCTGCTATGGCGGGCATTCGCGTTCATCTGCTGCCGCAAGGAGCCCGACCTGGGACCCAACGATCCCAAGCAGAAGGAGCAGAAGGCGTCCCGCAACAAACAGGAGTTCGAGGGCACCTTTATGACAGAAGCAAAAGACTGGGCTGGAGAGCTTATCTCGGGTCAAACAACAACTGGTCGAATTTTG GTCGTACTCGTATTTATACTCAGCATTGCATCCCTCATTATATACTTTGTTGATGCATCTAGCGAAGAAGTCGAAAGATGCCAAAAGTGGAGTAACAACATTACTCAACAGATCGATCTCGCattcaatatattttttatggtTTACTTTTTTATACGA TTCATAGCGGCGTCCGATAAGCTTTGGTTTATGTTAGAAATGTACAGTTTTGTAGATTATTTTACAATACCCCCGTCCTTCGTATCAATATATTTAGATCGAACATGGATCG GTCTTCGATTTCTTCGAGCGCTACGTCTCATGACTGTTCCAGATATTTTACAATATTTAAACGTACTAAAAACATCGAGCTCCATACGCTTGGCTCAACTAGTATCAATTTTTATATCCGTGTGGTTAACAGCAGCGGGCATTATACATCTG CTGGAGAACTCTGGCGATCCGCTGGATTTTAATAATGCTCATCGTTTATCGTATTGGACCTGTGTCTATTTCCTAATTGTGACCATGTCAACGGTAGGATATGGTGACGTTTACTGTGAGACTGTCCTGGGAAGAACATTTCTCGTGTTCTTTCTGCTCGTCGGCTTG GCCGTTTTCGCTAGTTGGATACCAGAAATCACTGAACTGGCCGCCCAGAGAAGCAAATATGGTGGAACATATAGCAAGGATCCTAGAAAAAG ACATATTGTGGTATGCGGTCATATAACATACGAGTCCGTGTCGCATTTTCTGAAGGACTTTCTCCACGAAGATCGGGAGGATGTCGATGTCGAAGTGGTCTTTCTCCATCG TAAACCACCCGATTTGGAACTTGAGGGTTTGTTCAAACGTCATTTTACCACCGTGGAGTTCTTCCAAGGAACCATTATGAATCCGATTGATCTGCAAAGGGTTAAG GTTCACGAAGCCGATGCCTGCCTTGTGCTAGCTAACAAATATTGCCAAGATCCCGACGCAGAAGATGCTGCCAACATCATGAGAGTGATCTCCATCAAGAACTACAGCGACGACATTCGTGTCATCATCCAGCTGATGCAGTACCACAATAAG GCGTACTTGCTCAACATACCATCGTGGGACTGGAAACAGGGCGACGATGTCATCTGCCTGGCCGAGCTGAAGCTGGGCTTCATTGCCCAGAGCTGTCTGGCCCCCGGTTTCTCCACCATGATGGCCAATCTGTTTGCCATGCGATCGTTCAAGACG TCACCAGACACACAGGCCTGGCAAAATGATTATCTTCAAGGTACAGGGTGTGAGATGTACACCGAAACCCTATCACCTTCATTTACCGGCATGACATTCCCACAAGCCAGCGA GCTGTGTTTCTCCAAGCTGAAGCTTCTGCTGCTCGCCATCGAGATCAAGGGAGCCGAGGAGGGTGTGGACAGCAAAATTTCGATTAACCCGCGCGGGGCCAAGATTCAGGCCAATACGCAGGGCTTTTTCATAGCACAAAGCGCCGATGAGGTGAAGCG TGCCTGGTTCTACTGCAAAGCCTGCCACGAGGACATCAAGGACGAGACGCTGATCaagaaatgcaaatgcaaaaacT ATGTCGGCATGATTATGATGCAGACGGGCATGGTCAACCAAGGCATCACATCGGTGATGAATACAATGGAGG GTGATATCACACGTGACAGAGAAGATACGAATC TACTCAATCGCAATGTGCGCCGTCCTAATGGCACTGGCAACGGTACAGGTGCCATGCATCATATGAACAACACggctgctgcagccgccgctgctgccgcggCGGGCAAGCAGGTGAACAAGGTGAAGCCCACGGTGAATGTGAGCCGGCAGGTCGAGGGTCAAGTAATATCGCCGTCGCAGTACAACAG GCCACCAGAGAATGATGCTAACCCTTATGCGGGCTATCAACTTGCTTACGAAGTTAAAAAGCTCAT GCCGACGAGTCGCAGCTCCGGCACGGGCACGCAGAATCAAAATGGCGGCGTTTCATTGCCCGCCGGAATAGCGGACGACCAGTCGAAGGACTTTGATTTCGAGAAGACCGAAATGAAGTACGACTCGACGGGCATGTTCCACTGGAGTCCGGCAAAGAGCTTAGAAGACTGCATACTG GATCGCAACCAGGCGGCCATGACAGTGCTGAATGGTCATGTGGTCGTCTGTCTGTTCGCCGATCCCGATTCGCCTCTGATCGGTCTGCGGAATCTGGTGATGCCCTTGCGGGCGTCCAATTTCCACTACCACGAGCTGAAGCATGTGGTGATTGTAGGATCGGTGGACTACATCCGGCGAGAGTGGAAGATGCTGCAGAACCTGCCCAAGATATCGGTGCTGAACGGCTCTCCCCTGAGTCGCGCCGACCTGCGGGCGGTCAACGTCAATCTGTGTGATATGTGCTGCATACTGTCGGCCAAAGTTCCTAGCAACGACGATCCCACGCTGGCCGACAAGGAGGCCATCCTCGCCTCGCTCAACATCAAGGCCATGACCTTCGATGACACGATCGGCGTGCTCAGCCAGCGCGGCCCGGAGTTCGACAACCTGAGCGCGACCGCCGGCAGCCCGATTGTGCTGCAGCGTCGCGGTTCAGTGTATGGCGCCAATGTGCCCATGATTACAG AACTGGTCAATGATAGTAACGTGCAGTTTCTCGATcaagacgacgacgatgatccAGATACAGAGCTGTATCTGACGCAGCCCTTTGCCTGCGGCACAGCCTTCGCTGTGAGTGTGTTAGACTCACTGATGTCCACG ACATACTTCAATCAAAACGCCTTAACGCTGATCCGCTCACTGATCACGGGCGGAGCAACACccgagctggagctgatccTGGCCGAGGGAGCCGGCCTGCGCGGTGGCTACAGCACCGTGGACAGTCTGAGTAATCGAGACAG ATGTCGAGTGGGCCAGATATCCCTATACGATGGCCCGCTGGCGCAGTTCGGAGAGTGCGGCAAGTACGGGGATCTGTTCGTGGCCGCCCTCAAGTCGTACGGCATGCTGTGCATAGGCCTGTACCGGTTCCGGGACACCAGCTCCAGCTGTGATGCGAGCAGCAAACGATATGTAATAACTAACCCACCCGATGACTTTTCACTACTGCCAACAGATCAG GTATTCGTTTTAATGCAATTCGATCCGGGGCTGGAGTACAAGCCGCCAGCGGTGCGAGCACCCGCCGGCGGACGCGGCACCAACACACAAGGCTCCGGGGTCGGAGGGGGCGGCTCCAACAAGGATGATAACTCTTGA
- the LOC108156627 gene encoding calcium-activated potassium channel slowpoke isoform X22, translating to MSGCDQSTVESLADDPTDSPFDADDCLKVRKYWCFLLSSIFTFLAGLLIVLLWRAFAFICCRKEPDLGPNDPKQKEQKASRNKQEFEGTFMTEAKDWAGELISGQTTTGRILVVLVFILSIASLIIYFVDASSEEVERCQKWSNNITQQIDLAFNIFFMVYFFIRFIAASDKLWFMLEMYSFVDYFTIPPSFVSIYLDRTWIGLRFLRALRLMTVPDILQYLNVLKTSSSIRLAQLVSIFISVWLTAAGIIHLLENSGDPLDFNNAHRLSYWTCVYFLIVTMSTVGYGDVYCETVLGRTFLVFFLLVGLAVFASWIPEITELAAQRSKYGGTYSKDPRKRHIVVCGHITYESVSHFLKDFLHEDREDVDVEVVFLHRKPPDLELEGLFKRHFTTVEFFQGTIMNPIDLQRVKVHEADACLVLANKYCQDPDAEDAANIMRVISIKNYSDDIRVIIQLMQYHNKAYLLNIPSWDWKQGDDVICLAELKLGFIAQSCLAPGFSTMMANLFAMRSFKTSPDTQAWQNDYLQGTGCEMYTETLSPSFTGMTFPQASELCFSKLKLLLLAIEIKGAEEGVDSKISINPRGAKIQANTQGFFIAQSADEVKRAWFYCKACHEDIKDETLIKKCKCKNYVGMIMMQTGMVNQGITSVMNTMEVLNRNVRRPNGTGNGTGAMHHMNNTAAAAAAAAAAGKQVNKVKPTVNVSRQVEGQVISPSQYNRPPENDANPYAGYQLAYEVKKLMPTSRSSGTGTQNQNGGVSLPAGIADDQSKDFDFEKTEMKYDSTGMFHWSPAKSLEDCILDRNQAAMTVLNGHVVVCLFADPDSPLIGLRNLVMPLRASNFHYHELKHVVIVGSVDYIRREWKMLQNLPKISVLNGSPLSRADLRAVNVNLCDMCCILSAKVPSNDDPTLADKEAILASLNIKAMTFDDTIGVLSQRGPEFDNLSATAGSPIVLQRRGSVYGANVPMITELVNDSNVQFLDQDDDDDPDTELYLTQPFACGTAFAVSVLDSLMSTTYFNQNALTLIRSLITGGATPELELILAEGAGLRGGYSTVDSLSNRDRCRVGQISLYDGPLAQFGECGKYGDLFVAALKSYGMLCIGLYRFRDTSSSCDASSKRYVITNPPDDFSLLPTDQVFVLMQFDPGLEYKPPAVRAPAGGRGTNTQGSGVGGGGSNKDDNS from the exons ATGTCGGGGTGTGATCAAAGCACTGTCGAATCATTGGCCGATGATCCAACAGATTCACCATTCGATGCCGATGATTGTCTCAAAGTTCGCAAGTACTGGTGCTTTCTGCTGTCCAGCATCTTTACATTCCTTGCTGGCCTGCTCATTGTGCTGCTATGGCGGGCATTCGCGTTCATCTGCTGCCGCAAGGAGCCCGACCTGGGACCCAACGATCCCAAGCAGAAGGAGCAGAAGGCGTCCCGCAACAAACAGGAGTTCGAGGGCACCTTTATGACAGAAGCAAAAGACTGGGCTGGAGAGCTTATCTCGGGTCAAACAACAACTGGTCGAATTTTG GTCGTACTCGTATTTATACTCAGCATTGCATCCCTCATTATATACTTTGTTGATGCATCTAGCGAAGAAGTCGAAAGATGCCAAAAGTGGAGTAACAACATTACTCAACAGATCGATCTCGCattcaatatattttttatggtTTACTTTTTTATACGA TTCATAGCGGCGTCCGATAAGCTTTGGTTTATGTTAGAAATGTACAGTTTTGTAGATTATTTTACAATACCCCCGTCCTTCGTATCAATATATTTAGATCGAACATGGATCG GTCTTCGATTTCTTCGAGCGCTACGTCTCATGACTGTTCCAGATATTTTACAATATTTAAACGTACTAAAAACATCGAGCTCCATACGCTTGGCTCAACTAGTATCAATTTTTATATCCGTGTGGTTAACAGCAGCGGGCATTATACATCTG CTGGAGAACTCTGGCGATCCGCTGGATTTTAATAATGCTCATCGTTTATCGTATTGGACCTGTGTCTATTTCCTAATTGTGACCATGTCAACGGTAGGATATGGTGACGTTTACTGTGAGACTGTCCTGGGAAGAACATTTCTCGTGTTCTTTCTGCTCGTCGGCTTG GCCGTTTTCGCTAGTTGGATACCAGAAATCACTGAACTGGCCGCCCAGAGAAGCAAATATGGTGGAACATATAGCAAGGATCCTAGAAAAAG ACATATTGTGGTATGCGGTCATATAACATACGAGTCCGTGTCGCATTTTCTGAAGGACTTTCTCCACGAAGATCGGGAGGATGTCGATGTCGAAGTGGTCTTTCTCCATCG TAAACCACCCGATTTGGAACTTGAGGGTTTGTTCAAACGTCATTTTACCACCGTGGAGTTCTTCCAAGGAACCATTATGAATCCGATTGATCTGCAAAGGGTTAAG GTTCACGAAGCCGATGCCTGCCTTGTGCTAGCTAACAAATATTGCCAAGATCCCGACGCAGAAGATGCTGCCAACATCATGAGAGTGATCTCCATCAAGAACTACAGCGACGACATTCGTGTCATCATCCAGCTGATGCAGTACCACAATAAG GCGTACTTGCTCAACATACCATCGTGGGACTGGAAACAGGGCGACGATGTCATCTGCCTGGCCGAGCTGAAGCTGGGCTTCATTGCCCAGAGCTGTCTGGCCCCCGGTTTCTCCACCATGATGGCCAATCTGTTTGCCATGCGATCGTTCAAGACG TCACCAGACACACAGGCCTGGCAAAATGATTATCTTCAAGGTACAGGGTGTGAGATGTACACCGAAACCCTATCACCTTCATTTACCGGCATGACATTCCCACAAGCCAGCGA GCTGTGTTTCTCCAAGCTGAAGCTTCTGCTGCTCGCCATCGAGATCAAGGGAGCCGAGGAGGGTGTGGACAGCAAAATTTCGATTAACCCGCGCGGGGCCAAGATTCAGGCCAATACGCAGGGCTTTTTCATAGCACAAAGCGCCGATGAGGTGAAGCG TGCCTGGTTCTACTGCAAAGCCTGCCACGAGGACATCAAGGACGAGACGCTGATCaagaaatgcaaatgcaaaaacT ATGTCGGCATGATTATGATGCAGACGGGCATGGTCAACCAAGGCATCACATCGGTGATGAATACAATGGAGG TACTCAATCGCAATGTGCGCCGTCCTAATGGCACTGGCAACGGTACAGGTGCCATGCATCATATGAACAACACggctgctgcagccgccgctgctgccgcggCGGGCAAGCAGGTGAACAAGGTGAAGCCCACGGTGAATGTGAGCCGGCAGGTCGAGGGTCAAGTAATATCGCCGTCGCAGTACAACAG GCCACCAGAGAATGATGCTAACCCTTATGCGGGCTATCAACTTGCTTACGAAGTTAAAAAGCTCAT GCCGACGAGTCGCAGCTCCGGCACGGGCACGCAGAATCAAAATGGCGGCGTTTCATTGCCCGCCGGAATAGCGGACGACCAGTCGAAGGACTTTGATTTCGAGAAGACCGAAATGAAGTACGACTCGACGGGCATGTTCCACTGGAGTCCGGCAAAGAGCTTAGAAGACTGCATACTG GATCGCAACCAGGCGGCCATGACAGTGCTGAATGGTCATGTGGTCGTCTGTCTGTTCGCCGATCCCGATTCGCCTCTGATCGGTCTGCGGAATCTGGTGATGCCCTTGCGGGCGTCCAATTTCCACTACCACGAGCTGAAGCATGTGGTGATTGTAGGATCGGTGGACTACATCCGGCGAGAGTGGAAGATGCTGCAGAACCTGCCCAAGATATCGGTGCTGAACGGCTCTCCCCTGAGTCGCGCCGACCTGCGGGCGGTCAACGTCAATCTGTGTGATATGTGCTGCATACTGTCGGCCAAAGTTCCTAGCAACGACGATCCCACGCTGGCCGACAAGGAGGCCATCCTCGCCTCGCTCAACATCAAGGCCATGACCTTCGATGACACGATCGGCGTGCTCAGCCAGCGCGGCCCGGAGTTCGACAACCTGAGCGCGACCGCCGGCAGCCCGATTGTGCTGCAGCGTCGCGGTTCAGTGTATGGCGCCAATGTGCCCATGATTACAG AACTGGTCAATGATAGTAACGTGCAGTTTCTCGATcaagacgacgacgatgatccAGATACAGAGCTGTATCTGACGCAGCCCTTTGCCTGCGGCACAGCCTTCGCTGTGAGTGTGTTAGACTCACTGATGTCCACG ACATACTTCAATCAAAACGCCTTAACGCTGATCCGCTCACTGATCACGGGCGGAGCAACACccgagctggagctgatccTGGCCGAGGGAGCCGGCCTGCGCGGTGGCTACAGCACCGTGGACAGTCTGAGTAATCGAGACAG ATGTCGAGTGGGCCAGATATCCCTATACGATGGCCCGCTGGCGCAGTTCGGAGAGTGCGGCAAGTACGGGGATCTGTTCGTGGCCGCCCTCAAGTCGTACGGCATGCTGTGCATAGGCCTGTACCGGTTCCGGGACACCAGCTCCAGCTGTGATGCGAGCAGCAAACGATATGTAATAACTAACCCACCCGATGACTTTTCACTACTGCCAACAGATCAG GTATTCGTTTTAATGCAATTCGATCCGGGGCTGGAGTACAAGCCGCCAGCGGTGCGAGCACCCGCCGGCGGACGCGGCACCAACACACAAGGCTCCGGGGTCGGAGGGGGCGGCTCCAACAAGGATGATAACTCTTGA